TTCGCGATTTCCTGCGAACGCTGCACGGCGTCTTCAAAACCGGGAAACGCGTCATACATCTCTTCCGGACTACGGACGAACAACTGGTCCGTATCCATCTTCATCCGGTTGATGTCAGACCGTTCGACCTTCGTATTCACACACAGCAGCACGTCGTGCATCGCCGCGTCGGACTGATTCAAATAGTGCGCGTCGTTGGTCGCGACCAGTGGCAAACCCATGCGGTTCGCCAGGTCGACCGTCATATCCATGCACTGCTTTTGAATGTCGAATCCGGCGTTCTGGATTTCCATGTACAGCCGGTCGCCGAACACTTTGGAATACCAGGCGGTCAGCTTTTCGGCTTCCTGATCACGTCCTCCGAGCAACAACTGAGACAACTCGCCCGCGGCACAACCCGACAGCAGGATCAATCCCTCGTTGTGCGCTTCGAGCAATTCCTTGTCGATTCGCGGACGATGGTAGAACCCTTCGAGATACGCCGCGGACGACAATTTCACCAGGTTCTGAAATCCAACGCGATTCATCGCCAGCAGCGTCAGGTGATAGCAGGCATCTTTCACCCGCGACGCACCGGATTTATCGAATCGGGAACCGGGCGCGATGTACGCCTCAAGCCCGAGAACGGGATTGATCGACGCGCCGCGGCATTCGTTGTAGAACTCGAGCGCCCCATACAGATTGCCGTGGTCGGTGATGGCGAGCGCATTCATGCCCGCGCCTTTCACCTTTTTCACGACTTGATCGACGCGGTTCGCTCCATCCAGCAGGCTGTAATGCGTGTGACAGTGCAGGTGCACAAACGGGCGAGCAGCCCCCGACGACGCGGAATCCAGGGCAGCATCAGACATCTCGGCATCCTTCCACATCGCGGCAATCGACAAGAGACGCTCGCGGGTCAGCGAGCCGGGCGTGATTGTATCGCGGCCAACTGAACTCTCAATCAACGTTCCCGCGGTTCAGGTCGATCCCCAGCCGACGCGGTTCGCCCCGCTTGGCGTTAACCTCATGGCCGTCAGGCTTTCCCCCATCCGAAGAAATTCACGACCATATTCCACGTGTCGACTGATCGAAGATGACTGTTTTGTCAGCCAGCGGGAACCGTACGCCAGGGCCACTTCGACGACGTCAGTCACTTGCATGCATTCGCGGTCTGATCAACAATTCGTGTTCACCGATTCATCGATCGCATCCGTTGCGATCACTCGTCGAATCGACGTCCGTTTTTCTGAAAGTGAACGTTTTTTCATGACCGATCCACACGATTTCACCCGAAAACTGCAAAAAGACAATGGATCAAAAATCGTCCTCGTCGTGGGAGACGGCTTGGGTGGCTTGCCGCTGGAACCGGGTGGGAAAACGGAACTGGAAACGGCCAAGACGCCGAACCTCGACGCACTCGCCCAGCGCGGAACGTTGGGACTCAGCACCCCCGTCCTGCCCGGGATTGCCCCCGGTAGCGGCCCGGGACACCTCGGACTGTTCGGCTACGACCCTGCGAAGTATCAGATCGGCCGCGGCGTGCTCGAAGCGTTGGGGATCGATTTCGAACTGGGTCCCAACGACGTGGCGATCCGCGGCAACTTCTGCACCATCGACGCGGCAGGCAACATCACCGACAGACGCGCCGGTCGCATCCCGACCGAAGTCGGCAGCAAACTGAGCGAGAAGCTGAATCAGATCAAGGTTCCGGGCGTCGAAGTGTTCGTGCGGGCTGGGGAAGGGTATCGCACGGTACTGATCTTCCGCGGTGAAGGCCTGGGCGGCGATGTCGCCGATACCGATCCGCAAAAGACGGGCGTACCCGCACTGGAACCAACCGCCCGCTCCGCCGGAAGTGCGAAGACGGCTCAGGTTGCCAAAGAGTTTCTCCGACAGGCGAAAGAAGTCCTGAAGAACGATGCTCCGGCCAACTTCCTGACGCTCCGCGGTATCGACAAGATGCCCG
This genomic interval from Schlesneria paludicola DSM 18645 contains the following:
- a CDS encoding 2,3-bisphosphoglycerate-independent phosphoglycerate mutase, producing the protein MTDPHDFTRKLQKDNGSKIVLVVGDGLGGLPLEPGGKTELETAKTPNLDALAQRGTLGLSTPVLPGIAPGSGPGHLGLFGYDPAKYQIGRGVLEALGIDFELGPNDVAIRGNFCTIDAAGNITDRRAGRIPTEVGSKLSEKLNQIKVPGVEVFVRAGEGYRTVLIFRGEGLGGDVADTDPQKTGVPALEPTARSAGSAKTAQVAKEFLRQAKEVLKNDAPANFLTLRGIDKMPAIPAFKDVYGMRAGAIAVYPMYRGLARLVGMDILDAGHTIDDQMNRLEAAWNDYDFFFIHWKYTDSSGEDGNFALKVQRTEELDAAIPRVTKLNPDVIVVTGDHSTPSKMKSHSWHPVPVLLSANNCRFDGSTKFGESQCLRGGLGQFEAKYLMLQAMAHAGRLEKFGA